A stretch of the Actinomyces qiguomingii genome encodes the following:
- a CDS encoding TerC family protein, whose protein sequence is MDVHALGWLALAAVIVTMITIDIVGHVRTPHEPTLKEAAQWSIGYIAMAVAFGGIVWAIWGGTYGQEYFAGYITEKALSIDNLFVFVIMIAAFRVPRKYQQEVLLAGIIISLFLRLAFILAGAALIENFSWIFYLFGAWLAWTAVSQALEGVEEPDAHDDEEYRPTGLVRLVAKVVPMTDGFVGGKLIHRHAGRTMITPMLLCVIAIGTADVMFAVDSIPAIYSLTSEPYLVFAANAFSLLGLRQLYFLIDGLLDRLVFLHYGLAAILGFIGFKLINHALHTNEVPFINGGEPWQVIPEPDIGVSLGFIVVVILITVVASVLVSRRRARRDESEAADGGIGQSTHATVTAQSGA, encoded by the coding sequence GTGGATGTCCACGCCCTCGGCTGGCTCGCCCTGGCCGCCGTCATCGTCACGATGATCACGATCGACATCGTCGGTCACGTCCGCACCCCGCATGAGCCCACCCTGAAGGAAGCCGCCCAGTGGTCCATCGGCTACATCGCCATGGCGGTGGCGTTCGGCGGCATCGTGTGGGCGATCTGGGGCGGTACCTACGGTCAGGAGTACTTCGCTGGCTACATCACCGAGAAGGCGCTGAGCATAGACAACCTGTTCGTGTTCGTCATTATGATTGCCGCCTTCCGGGTGCCTCGGAAGTATCAGCAGGAGGTGCTGCTGGCTGGCATCATCATCTCCCTGTTCCTGCGGCTGGCCTTCATTCTGGCGGGCGCCGCCCTGATCGAGAACTTCTCCTGGATCTTCTACCTCTTCGGTGCCTGGCTGGCGTGGACGGCCGTGTCTCAGGCGCTTGAAGGTGTGGAGGAGCCCGACGCGCACGACGACGAGGAGTACCGGCCCACAGGTTTGGTGCGTCTGGTGGCCAAGGTGGTGCCCATGACCGACGGATTCGTCGGCGGCAAACTCATTCACCGGCACGCCGGCCGCACCATGATCACTCCCATGCTGCTGTGCGTGATTGCCATCGGCACCGCCGACGTGATGTTCGCCGTGGACTCCATCCCGGCGATCTACTCCCTGACCAGCGAGCCCTACCTGGTGTTCGCGGCCAATGCCTTCTCCCTGCTGGGGCTGCGGCAGTTGTACTTCCTGATCGACGGGCTGCTGGACCGACTGGTCTTCCTGCACTACGGGCTGGCTGCAATCCTGGGGTTCATTGGATTCAAGCTGATCAACCACGCCCTGCACACCAATGAGGTGCCCTTCATTAACGGCGGCGAGCCCTGGCAGGTCATTCCCGAACCCGACATCGGCGTCTCCCTCGGATTCATAGTGGTGGTGATTCTCATCACCGTGGTGGCCTCGGTGCTCGTCTCACGCCGACGCGCCCGGCGGGACGAGAGCGAGGCGGCGGACGGCGGTATCGGCCAGTCCACGCATGCGACCGTCACGGCACAGTCCGGCGCCTGA
- a CDS encoding ABC transporter ATP-binding protein yields the protein MLTVQGLTVSFGERTVLDTLDLTLQASTTTALIGPSGSGKSTLLSAILGLLRADAGSITICGEAMQAGNSASIARIRREHIGMVFQDGYLIDELTPVENIIVPALVAGVPATEAEERARAILAELGLTVQERATSSFSGGERQRIAIARALINSPQLLIADEPTGSLDPANRDRVMDTLVALPHQLGCAILLVTHDPMVAQRADHVMALTDGKLTATDHQSGLAAGR from the coding sequence GTGCTGACCGTTCAAGGCCTCACCGTCTCCTTCGGGGAGCGCACCGTCCTGGACACCCTGGATCTGACTCTGCAGGCAAGCACCACCACCGCGCTCATCGGCCCCTCCGGCTCCGGCAAGAGCACTCTGCTGTCCGCCATCCTCGGACTGCTGCGTGCCGACGCCGGCTCCATCACCATCTGCGGCGAGGCCATGCAGGCCGGCAACAGTGCCAGCATCGCCCGCATTCGCCGCGAGCACATCGGCATGGTCTTCCAGGACGGCTACCTCATCGATGAGCTGACCCCCGTGGAGAACATCATCGTGCCGGCGCTGGTGGCGGGCGTGCCCGCCACCGAAGCCGAGGAGCGCGCCCGCGCGATCCTGGCCGAGCTGGGACTGACCGTGCAGGAACGGGCCACGTCCTCCTTCTCCGGTGGTGAGCGCCAGCGCATCGCCATCGCCCGCGCACTCATCAACTCCCCACAACTGCTCATCGCCGACGAGCCCACCGGTTCACTGGACCCCGCCAACCGCGACCGCGTCATGGACACGTTGGTGGCCCTACCGCATCAGCTGGGCTGCGCCATCCTGCTGGTCACCCACGACCCCATGGTTGCACAGCGCGCAGATCACGTCATGGCGCTGACCGACGGGAAACTGACGGCGACGGATCACCAATCCGGGCTGGCGGCGGGCCGATGA
- the uvrB gene encoding excinuclease ABC subunit UvrB produces MRPVTDLRRAAKPFEVISPYTPSGDQPTAIAELAERLNAGEKDIVLLGATGTGKSATTAWLVEQVQRPTLILEPNKTLAAQMAAEFRELLPNNAVEYFVSYYDYYQPEAYVPQTDTFIEKDSSINDEVERLRHSATNSLLTRRDVVVVSSVSCIYGLGTPQEYVDRMTPLHVGEQIDRDELLRRFVTMQYTRNDIDFTRGTFRVRGDTVEIIPMYEELAIRVEFFGDEIDALATLHPVTGDIIDKVNEVFVFPASHYVAGPERLERAVAGIEEELAERLAVLERDGKLLEAQRLRMRTTYDLEMLRQIGSCSGVENYSMHIDGRSPGTPPNTLLDYFPEDFLLVIDESHVTVPQIGAMHEGDASRKRTLVDHGFRLPSALDNRPLTFAEFEDRVGQTVYLSATPGPYETRRADGVVEQIIRPTGLVDPKIVVKPTEGQIDDLLEEVRRRVDKHERVLVTTLTKRMAEDLTTYLADRGVRVEYLHSDVDTLRRVEILRSLRLGDFDVLVGINLLREGLDLPEVSLVAILDADKEGFLRSSTSLIQTIGRAARNVSGEVHMYADQVTPAMTEAIEETERRRTKQLAYNAARGIDPQPLRKKIADVTDMLAREDVDTAELLAGGYRGHEEKQVVSRRKQAAEATVREKLAGAAQSDLAGLIQELTAQMHAAAEDLHFELAARLRDEIQDLKKELRDMRAAS; encoded by the coding sequence ATGCGTCCCGTAACCGACCTGCGCCGCGCCGCCAAGCCCTTCGAGGTCATCAGCCCCTACACGCCCTCCGGTGACCAGCCCACGGCGATCGCCGAGTTGGCCGAACGGCTGAACGCGGGGGAGAAGGACATAGTGCTGTTGGGTGCCACCGGCACCGGCAAGTCGGCAACCACCGCCTGGCTGGTAGAGCAGGTGCAGCGCCCCACCCTCATCCTGGAGCCCAACAAGACCCTGGCCGCCCAGATGGCCGCCGAGTTCCGCGAGCTGCTGCCGAATAACGCGGTGGAGTACTTCGTCTCCTACTACGACTACTACCAGCCGGAGGCCTACGTCCCCCAGACGGACACTTTCATTGAGAAGGACTCCTCCATCAACGACGAGGTCGAGCGGCTGCGCCACTCCGCCACCAACTCCCTGCTCACCCGCCGGGACGTGGTGGTGGTCTCCTCCGTGTCCTGCATCTACGGCCTGGGCACCCCCCAGGAGTACGTCGACCGCATGACTCCTCTACACGTGGGGGAACAGATCGACCGCGACGAGCTGCTGCGGCGCTTTGTCACCATGCAGTACACGCGCAATGACATCGACTTTACCCGCGGCACCTTCCGCGTGCGTGGAGACACTGTGGAGATCATCCCCATGTATGAGGAACTGGCCATCCGGGTGGAGTTCTTCGGAGATGAGATCGACGCCCTGGCCACCCTCCATCCGGTCACCGGAGACATCATCGACAAGGTGAATGAGGTGTTTGTGTTCCCCGCCTCCCACTATGTGGCCGGACCCGAGCGCCTGGAGCGGGCCGTTGCCGGTATCGAGGAGGAACTAGCCGAGCGCCTGGCGGTGTTGGAGCGCGACGGCAAGTTGCTGGAGGCGCAGCGGCTGCGCATGCGCACCACCTACGACCTGGAGATGCTCCGGCAGATCGGCTCCTGCTCCGGGGTGGAGAACTACTCCATGCACATCGACGGCCGCTCCCCGGGCACGCCCCCCAACACGCTGCTGGACTACTTTCCCGAGGACTTCCTGCTGGTGATCGACGAGTCCCACGTGACAGTCCCGCAGATCGGCGCCATGCACGAGGGTGACGCCTCCCGCAAGCGCACCTTGGTGGATCACGGCTTCCGCCTACCCTCCGCCCTGGACAACCGGCCCCTGACTTTCGCCGAGTTCGAAGATCGGGTGGGGCAGACCGTCTACCTGTCCGCCACCCCCGGCCCGTATGAGACCCGGCGCGCCGACGGCGTGGTAGAGCAGATCATCCGTCCCACCGGGCTCGTGGACCCCAAGATCGTCGTCAAGCCCACCGAGGGGCAGATCGACGACCTGCTGGAGGAGGTGCGTCGCCGTGTCGACAAGCACGAGCGCGTCCTAGTCACCACGCTGACCAAGCGCATGGCCGAGGACCTGACCACCTACCTCGCCGACCGGGGGGTGCGCGTGGAGTACCTGCACTCCGATGTTGACACCCTGCGCCGCGTGGAGATACTGCGCTCGCTGCGGCTGGGGGACTTCGACGTGCTGGTAGGCATCAACCTGCTGCGTGAGGGCCTGGACCTGCCGGAGGTGTCGCTGGTGGCGATCCTCGACGCCGACAAGGAGGGCTTCCTGCGCTCATCGACCTCCCTGATTCAGACGATCGGGCGGGCCGCCCGCAACGTCTCCGGTGAGGTGCACATGTACGCCGACCAGGTCACCCCCGCCATGACGGAGGCCATTGAGGAGACCGAGAGGCGCCGCACCAAGCAGCTCGCCTACAACGCCGCCCGCGGCATCGACCCGCAGCCGCTGCGCAAGAAGATCGCCGACGTGACCGACATGCTCGCCCGCGAAGACGTCGACACCGCCGAGCTGCTGGCTGGCGGTTACCGCGGACACGAAGAGAAGCAGGTCGTCTCCCGCCGCAAGCAGGCAGCCGAGGCCACCGTGCGCGAGAAGCTCGCCGGGGCAGCCCAGTCGGACCTGGCCGGGCTGATTCAGGAACTAACCGCCCAGATGCACGCCGCCGCCGAGGACCTGCACTTCGAGCTGGCCGCGCGTCTGCGCGATGAGATCCAGGACCTGAAGAAGGAGCTGCGTGACATGCGGGCCGCCTCCTGA
- a CDS encoding YciI family protein: MSKIFAVEYHYVTDQDEAMAALRPTHRAFNAALAEQDRLLAAGPYVGTHDALIVVRADDAAGALALLEEDPFNQAGFIAERIPHEWNPVIGVLA, from the coding sequence ATGAGCAAGATCTTCGCCGTCGAGTACCACTACGTCACCGACCAGGACGAGGCCATGGCCGCCCTCCGCCCCACCCACCGCGCCTTCAACGCCGCGCTGGCCGAGCAGGACCGGCTGCTCGCCGCCGGCCCCTACGTGGGCACGCATGACGCGCTCATCGTGGTGCGCGCCGACGACGCCGCCGGAGCCCTGGCCCTGCTGGAGGAGGACCCCTTCAACCAGGCTGGCTTCATCGCCGAGCGCATCCCCCACGAGTGGAACCCGGTGATCGGCGTCCTGGCCTGA
- a CDS encoding PLP-dependent aminotransferase family protein — MGGSVLIIDRRQPIPQQVVVDIRDRIARGGLAPGDPLPATRVLARDLGISRGSVVAAYDQLVAEGFLIATHGGTRVNPKLPGPQPRRRAVARAATKTSPPTELKPGAPVTGVLTTGLWRSAWRAAAADPRPHPASGSAELRELLATHIRRTRQVDVDPAHILVTAGARDGLRLALSAIGGCEGDLSAGALAIEEPGYPSLIGIARALGWRTVPVDTTAFRDVQGSPELPTGTQAVLVTPNHQFPWGERMPAGQRLSLLAAARRAGAMIIEDDYDAELRSAPAPLLSLDPRERVVMLGSFAKTLSPAVGLGYLVAPEDVTTRMRPLCVPVSGIVQDAMTRFLSQDGLRRHVAQARRIERKRRELFTEVFPEGVPMEGGLHAVVLLAPQADEADAVAACHRAGLGVAAISTYWASPGAPVGPGVVLGLGARTPAYLQELLLRLRKVLVPFCLQSPPERACQGFCPPAAEPVSSPPAVAPSSV; from the coding sequence ATGGGAGGCAGTGTGCTAATCATTGACCGCAGGCAGCCGATTCCCCAGCAGGTGGTGGTGGACATTCGCGACCGCATCGCCCGCGGCGGCCTCGCCCCCGGGGATCCGCTGCCGGCCACCCGGGTACTCGCGCGCGATCTCGGCATCTCACGTGGCAGTGTCGTGGCCGCCTACGACCAGCTCGTCGCCGAAGGTTTTCTCATCGCCACCCACGGCGGCACCCGTGTCAATCCGAAACTGCCCGGACCCCAGCCGCGCAGACGCGCCGTCGCCCGGGCGGCGACTAAGACCTCTCCACCCACCGAGCTCAAGCCGGGGGCACCCGTAACCGGGGTGCTCACCACCGGACTGTGGCGCTCCGCCTGGCGGGCCGCCGCCGCCGATCCCCGGCCACACCCCGCCTCCGGCTCAGCCGAGCTGCGCGAACTGCTGGCCACACATATTCGACGCACCCGGCAGGTCGATGTAGATCCGGCGCACATCCTGGTCACTGCCGGGGCACGCGACGGCCTGCGGTTGGCCCTGTCCGCGATCGGTGGCTGTGAAGGAGACCTGAGTGCAGGGGCACTGGCGATTGAAGAGCCCGGCTATCCCTCGCTGATCGGGATTGCCCGGGCACTGGGCTGGCGCACGGTCCCGGTCGACACCACGGCCTTCCGGGACGTACAGGGGTCCCCTGAGCTTCCCACCGGGACGCAGGCGGTGCTGGTCACGCCGAATCATCAGTTCCCGTGGGGTGAGCGCATGCCCGCCGGGCAGCGCCTGTCCCTGCTGGCGGCGGCACGCCGGGCGGGGGCCATGATCATTGAGGACGACTATGACGCCGAGCTGCGCAGCGCACCCGCACCCCTGCTGTCTCTTGATCCTCGCGAACGCGTGGTCATGCTGGGTTCCTTCGCCAAGACACTCAGCCCCGCCGTCGGCCTGGGCTACCTGGTGGCCCCGGAAGATGTGACGACGCGGATGCGCCCATTGTGTGTGCCCGTGTCTGGGATCGTGCAGGATGCGATGACGCGCTTCCTGTCCCAGGACGGCCTGCGCCGCCATGTGGCCCAGGCACGTCGGATCGAACGAAAGCGGCGGGAATTGTTCACCGAGGTCTTCCCCGAGGGTGTCCCGATGGAGGGCGGCCTTCACGCCGTAGTCCTGCTGGCGCCGCAGGCGGATGAGGCGGATGCCGTGGCAGCCTGTCACCGCGCGGGCCTGGGCGTGGCCGCAATATCGACCTATTGGGCCTCCCCGGGGGCGCCGGTCGGCCCGGGCGTGGTGCTGGGACTCGGCGCCCGCACACCCGCATACCTGCAGGAGTTGCTGTTGCGGCTGCGGAAGGTGCTCGTTCCCTTTTGCCTTCAATCTCCTCCGGAGCGGGCCTGCCAGGGCTTCTGCCCGCCCGCGGCGGAGCCGGTCAGCTCGCCGCCCGCCGTTGCTCCATCATCTGTCTGA
- a CDS encoding HAD-IC family P-type ATPase gives MPDTTGLTSHEVAQRVEAGKTNAYRDRSSRSAAAILRANVFTVFNAILGTALVLILLFGSWKDALFGFVLLLNTATGTIAEVRAKRALDRLSVLEAPRAHVLRDGVEQQVDVAEVVLDDVLRLRSGEQVPADAVVLTSDNLELDESILTGESAPVRPTPGDRVMSGTTVTAGTALVRTTAVGADAYAHRLAREARRYSVVSSELQEGTNRVLRWISWVIVPVALLLVWSQLRQNGGVTQALTSGQWRFALVAGIAGVIGMVPQGLVLLTSVNFATASLALARRNVLVQELPAVEVLARVDTLCLDKTGTITTGAIRLEEVTAPDGGAPGREVLEALAVVSGGEDPNATAVAVARGLAGADYLGERAAAVGSRSVEVAVPFSSRRKWSAVRYDATTWVLGAPEIVLGGVQGGEEVLVRARERAADGARVVALARSSEPCGEGAEDHLLPGGLEAVALVVLAEEVRPDAAQTLDYFRGQGVEVKVISGDNPDTVAAVARRAGVTGPDGGEPVAVDARTLPQEAEPDGPEAERLADALEGASVLGRVTPEQKRAFVRALKSRGRVVAMTGDGVNDALALKDADLGIAMGNGAPATKAVARLVLLKGEFSALPGVVAQGRRVMANTERIASLFLAKTVYASLIAVVVSMTAIAYPFLPRQLTIVSSLTIGVPAFILALAPNSRRYRAGFLGRVLTLAVPAGLVAGCATLAARTWLVASGAAQAQVTTGATLVLVCAGLWLLTLTARPLLGWRLGLVAAMAGIAVLGVFVPAVRDFFLLAWPAAGTWLVILIVSAAAVAGIEAVYLLRPRLVDHLRGRGLVN, from the coding sequence ATGCCGGATACGACCGGGCTGACGAGCCATGAGGTCGCCCAGCGCGTCGAGGCCGGGAAAACCAATGCCTACCGGGACCGCAGCTCTCGCTCCGCCGCCGCGATCCTGCGCGCCAATGTCTTCACCGTATTCAATGCGATCCTCGGCACCGCGCTGGTGCTGATTCTCCTGTTTGGCTCCTGGAAGGACGCCCTGTTCGGCTTCGTGCTGCTGCTGAATACGGCCACCGGCACCATTGCGGAAGTACGCGCCAAGCGGGCCCTGGATCGCCTGTCCGTCCTGGAGGCCCCACGTGCCCACGTGCTGCGCGACGGAGTCGAGCAGCAGGTGGATGTGGCCGAGGTGGTGCTCGACGACGTGCTGCGGCTGCGCAGCGGCGAACAGGTCCCCGCCGACGCGGTGGTGCTGACCAGCGACAACCTGGAACTGGACGAATCGATACTCACCGGTGAGTCGGCCCCGGTGCGGCCCACGCCGGGGGACCGGGTCATGTCCGGCACCACCGTCACCGCGGGCACGGCCCTGGTGCGTACCACGGCGGTCGGCGCCGACGCCTACGCCCACCGGCTGGCCCGTGAGGCCCGCCGCTACTCGGTGGTCAGCTCCGAGCTGCAGGAGGGCACCAACCGGGTGCTGCGCTGGATCTCCTGGGTGATTGTGCCCGTGGCCCTGTTGCTGGTTTGGTCGCAGCTGCGGCAGAACGGCGGCGTGACGCAGGCCCTGACCTCCGGGCAGTGGCGCTTCGCGCTGGTGGCCGGGATCGCCGGCGTGATCGGCATGGTGCCGCAGGGGCTGGTGCTGCTCACCTCCGTCAACTTCGCCACCGCCTCCCTGGCGCTGGCGCGCCGAAACGTGCTGGTGCAGGAGCTGCCCGCCGTCGAGGTCCTGGCCCGGGTGGACACCCTGTGCCTGGACAAGACCGGCACGATCACCACCGGCGCGATCCGCCTGGAGGAGGTCACCGCCCCCGACGGCGGCGCCCCGGGGCGGGAGGTGCTGGAGGCGCTGGCCGTCGTGAGCGGCGGCGAGGACCCCAATGCGACCGCCGTCGCCGTCGCCCGCGGGCTCGCCGGGGCGGACTACCTGGGGGAGAGGGCCGCCGCGGTCGGCTCCCGCTCGGTGGAGGTCGCCGTACCCTTCTCCTCACGACGCAAGTGGTCGGCCGTACGCTACGACGCCACCACTTGGGTTCTGGGTGCGCCGGAGATCGTGCTGGGAGGCGTTCAGGGCGGCGAGGAAGTGTTGGTACGGGCGCGCGAGCGTGCCGCCGACGGCGCCCGAGTGGTGGCGCTGGCCCGCTCGAGCGAGCCCTGCGGGGAGGGCGCCGAGGATCATCTGCTGCCCGGTGGTCTGGAGGCGGTGGCGCTGGTGGTGTTGGCCGAGGAGGTCCGCCCCGATGCCGCCCAGACCCTGGACTACTTCCGGGGGCAGGGCGTGGAAGTGAAGGTGATCTCCGGGGACAACCCGGACACGGTTGCCGCCGTGGCCCGCCGCGCGGGCGTGACCGGGCCGGATGGTGGAGAGCCGGTCGCCGTCGACGCCCGCACCCTGCCGCAGGAGGCGGAGCCGGACGGACCGGAGGCCGAGCGCCTGGCCGACGCGCTGGAGGGGGCGAGCGTGCTGGGGCGGGTCACCCCCGAGCAGAAGCGCGCCTTCGTGCGGGCGCTCAAGTCGCGGGGCCGGGTGGTGGCCATGACCGGCGATGGCGTCAACGACGCCCTGGCCCTGAAGGACGCCGACCTGGGCATAGCCATGGGCAACGGGGCGCCCGCCACCAAGGCGGTGGCCCGACTGGTGCTGCTGAAGGGGGAGTTCTCCGCCCTGCCGGGCGTGGTGGCGCAGGGCAGGCGGGTCATGGCCAATACCGAGCGCATCGCCTCGCTGTTCCTGGCGAAGACCGTTTACGCCTCGCTGATCGCCGTGGTGGTGTCCATGACCGCCATCGCCTATCCGTTCCTGCCGCGGCAGCTGACCATCGTGTCGTCCCTGACCATTGGCGTCCCGGCCTTCATTCTCGCTCTGGCCCCCAACTCCCGCCGCTACCGGGCCGGCTTCCTGGGCCGGGTGCTGACCCTGGCGGTTCCGGCGGGACTAGTGGCCGGCTGCGCCACCCTAGCGGCCCGCACCTGGCTGGTCGCCTCCGGGGCGGCACAGGCGCAGGTGACTACCGGCGCCACCCTGGTGCTGGTGTGCGCCGGACTGTGGCTACTGACGCTGACGGCCCGGCCGCTGCTGGGCTGGCGGCTCGGCCTGGTGGCGGCGATGGCCGGAATCGCGGTGCTGGGCGTGTTCGTGCCTGCGGTGCGCGACTTCTTCCTGCTGGCCTGGCCCGCGGCGGGCACCTGGTTGGTGATCCTGATCGTCTCCGCCGCCGCGGTGGCGGGCATTGAGGCGGTCTACCTGCTGCGCCCCCGCCTGGTGGACCACCTACGCGGCCGTGGCCTGGTGAACTGA
- the uvrA gene encoding excinuclease ABC subunit UvrA, with protein MNDSLIIRGAREHNLQGIGIDLPRDKMIVFTGLSGSGKSSLAFDTIFAEGQRRYVESLSSYARQFLGQMDKPDVDFIEGLSPAVSIDQKSTSRNPRSTVGTVTEVYDYLRLLYARAGIQHCPVCDAVISSQTPQQIVDHIRELGDGTRFQVLAPVIRGRKGEYTELFTELQGRGFSRVRVDGATHRLGEVPALNKKLKHNIEVVVDRLVVREGIRQRLTDSVETALGLADGLVIIDLVDLAEDDPGRTRRYSEKRACPNEHPIQLDEMEPRTFSFNAPYGACPACTGIGTRLEVDPELVVPDEELTLAEGAVAPWAGHQKYFTRQLQALGEELSFDVDTPWRALPERAKDAILRGKDFEVKVRYRNRWGRERIYSTGFEGALNYVMRKHDETESEWSKERYEGYMREIPCPVCNGTRLKPEVLAVRVGDKSIAQLCDLSISECRDFLAGLELTGQAAQIAGSVLNEIAARLGFLVDVGLDYLSLSRGAATLSGGEAQRIRLATQIGSGLVGVLYVLDEPSIGLHQRDNTRLIETLERLRDLGNTLIVVEHDEETIRSADWVVDIGPGAGERGGQVVYTGEVAGLLQADASITGDYLSGRRAIEMPASRRKPVKGRSVTVVGARENNLKDVTVTFPLGVFTAVTGVSGSGKSSLVNSILYQALANRLNRARGVPGRHKTVRGLDNLDKVVHVDQSPIGRTPRSNPATYTGVWDHIRKIFASVPESKVRGYGPGRFSFNVKGGRCEACKGDGTLKIEMNFLPDVYVPCEVCGGARYNRETLEIRYKDATVADVLDMTISQAADFFAATPIIARHLNTLVEVGLGYVRLGQAATTLSGGEAQRVKLATELQRRSTGRTIYVLDEPTTGLHFEDIRKLLGVLQGLVDKGNSVVVIEHNLDVIANADWIIDMGPEGGKGGGTVVATGTPEQVAGVEGSWTGRYLRQMMEQRRAAS; from the coding sequence GTGAACGACTCCCTCATCATCCGTGGCGCCCGCGAGCACAACCTGCAGGGCATCGGCATCGACCTCCCGCGGGACAAGATGATCGTCTTCACCGGCCTGTCCGGCTCGGGCAAGTCCTCCCTCGCCTTCGACACGATCTTCGCCGAGGGGCAGCGCCGCTATGTGGAGTCGCTGTCCTCCTACGCCCGCCAGTTCCTCGGTCAGATGGACAAGCCCGACGTCGACTTCATCGAGGGCCTGTCCCCGGCCGTGTCCATCGACCAGAAGTCCACCTCCCGCAACCCCCGCTCCACGGTGGGCACCGTCACCGAGGTCTACGACTACCTGCGCCTGCTGTACGCGCGCGCCGGCATCCAGCACTGCCCCGTCTGCGACGCCGTCATCTCCTCCCAGACGCCCCAGCAGATCGTCGACCACATCCGGGAGCTGGGGGACGGCACCCGCTTCCAGGTGCTCGCCCCCGTGATCCGCGGCCGCAAGGGCGAGTACACCGAGCTGTTCACCGAGCTGCAGGGCCGCGGCTTCTCCCGCGTGCGCGTCGACGGCGCCACCCACCGGCTGGGGGAGGTGCCCGCCCTGAACAAGAAGCTCAAGCACAACATTGAGGTGGTGGTCGACCGGCTGGTGGTGCGCGAGGGCATCCGCCAGCGTCTGACCGACTCGGTGGAGACCGCCCTGGGCCTGGCCGACGGCCTGGTCATCATCGACCTGGTGGATCTGGCCGAGGACGACCCCGGCCGCACCCGCCGCTACTCCGAGAAGCGCGCCTGCCCCAACGAGCATCCGATCCAACTGGATGAGATGGAGCCGCGCACCTTCTCCTTCAACGCCCCCTACGGCGCCTGCCCGGCCTGCACCGGCATCGGCACCCGCCTGGAGGTCGACCCCGAACTCGTCGTCCCCGACGAGGAACTCACCCTGGCCGAGGGCGCCGTCGCCCCCTGGGCCGGCCACCAGAAGTACTTCACCCGCCAGCTCCAGGCACTGGGCGAGGAGCTCTCCTTCGACGTCGACACCCCCTGGCGGGCCCTGCCTGAGCGCGCCAAGGATGCGATCCTGCGCGGCAAGGACTTCGAAGTCAAGGTCCGCTACCGCAACCGCTGGGGCCGGGAGCGCATCTACTCCACGGGCTTCGAGGGCGCCCTCAACTACGTCATGCGCAAGCATGACGAGACCGAGTCCGAATGGTCCAAGGAGCGCTACGAGGGGTACATGCGGGAGATCCCCTGCCCCGTATGTAACGGCACCCGGCTCAAGCCGGAGGTGCTGGCGGTGCGCGTGGGAGACAAGTCCATCGCCCAGCTGTGCGACCTGTCCATCAGCGAGTGCCGCGACTTCTTGGCCGGGCTGGAGCTGACCGGCCAGGCCGCCCAGATCGCCGGCAGCGTCCTGAACGAGATAGCCGCCCGCCTGGGCTTCCTCGTCGACGTCGGCCTGGACTACCTGAGCCTGTCCCGCGGTGCCGCCACCCTGTCCGGCGGGGAGGCGCAGCGCATCCGCCTGGCCACCCAGATCGGCTCCGGGCTGGTCGGCGTGCTGTACGTGCTGGACGAGCCCAGCATCGGACTGCACCAGCGCGACAACACCCGTCTGATCGAGACTCTGGAGCGTCTGCGGGACCTGGGCAATACGCTGATCGTCGTCGAGCACGACGAGGAGACCATCCGCTCTGCCGACTGGGTGGTGGACATCGGCCCCGGGGCGGGGGAGCGGGGCGGCCAGGTCGTCTACACCGGTGAGGTTGCCGGCCTGCTGCAGGCCGACGCCTCGATCACCGGCGACTACCTGTCCGGCCGTCGTGCTATTGAGATGCCAGCCAGCCGCCGCAAGCCAGTCAAGGGAAGATCCGTTACCGTAGTTGGCGCCCGGGAAAACAATCTCAAGGACGTCACCGTCACCTTCCCGCTGGGCGTATTCACCGCCGTCACCGGCGTGTCCGGCTCCGGCAAGTCCTCCCTGGTCAACTCGATCCTGTACCAGGCGCTGGCTAATCGCCTCAACCGCGCCCGAGGCGTGCCCGGGCGGCACAAGACTGTGCGCGGCTTGGACAACCTGGACAAGGTCGTGCACGTGGACCAGTCGCCCATCGGCCGCACCCCGCGCTCCAACCCCGCCACCTACACGGGCGTGTGGGACCACATCCGCAAGATCTTCGCGTCCGTACCCGAGTCTAAGGTGCGTGGTTACGGCCCCGGCCGCTTCTCCTTCAACGTCAAGGGTGGGCGCTGCGAGGCCTGCAAGGGTGACGGCACCCTTAAAATCGAGATGAACTTCCTGCCGGATGTGTACGTGCCCTGCGAGGTGTGCGGCGGCGCCCGCTACAACCGGGAGACCCTGGAGATCCGCTACAAGGACGCCACCGTCGCCGACGTTCTGGACATGACCATCAGCCAGGCGGCCGACTTCTTCGCCGCCACCCCCATCATCGCCCGGCACCTGAACACGCTGGTGGAGGTCGGCCTCGGCTATGTGCGCCTGGGGCAGGCCGCCACCACCCTGTCTGGCGGTGAGGCCCAGCGCGTCAAGCTCGCCACGGAGCTGCAGCGCCGCTCCACGGGACGCACCATCTACGTGCTGGACGAGCCCACCACCGGCCTGCACTTCGAGGACATCCGCAAACTGCTGGGCGTGCTGCAGGGACTGGTGGACAAGGGCAACTCCGTGGTGGTGATCGAACACAACCTGGATGTGATCGCTAATGCCGACTGGATCATCGACATGGGTCCAGAGGGCGGCAAGGGGGGCGGCACCGTCGTCGCCACCGGCACCCCGGAGCAGGTCGCCGGTGTTGAGGGCTCCTGGACGGGGCGCTACCTCAGACAGATGATGGAGCAACGGCGGGCGGCGAGCTGA